A single window of Zea mays cultivar B73 chromosome 10, Zm-B73-REFERENCE-NAM-5.0, whole genome shotgun sequence DNA harbors:
- the LOC103642215 gene encoding uncharacterized protein, which produces MQDNDWEFFVLSDFLNEEGRRDVPSEMQMYSELGLNEEVKAKENQRDESVLGGTSNLDQSEPINFGDNSIDQPMEDFLPNEKRVVYDKMNPSMQPGSLFPNMKEFRIAMRQYAIKHEFELGIEVTSTTRYVGYCKGDDCHWRIYAREEKKGLPTIVVAVLRDTHTCTSSGRRKTTTPSCGWVAFHALPLLMKKPQMGAKELKDTLEGIHNVTIGYDTVWKGKEKALQELFGTWEESFKLLFSWREAVLAKEPDSIIEIDVVLEDGKYYFNRFFCALGPCISGFRDGCRPYISVDSTALNGRWNGQLASATGVDGHNWMFPIAFGFFQTETVESWIWFMSQLKKAVGEHGVLAICSDAQKGLMHAVTHCFPYAEKRECFRHLMNNYVKSYSGSEHMYPAARAYRREVFEHHVSQVRSIPKIAEYLDQHHNFLWYRSGFDPSIKCDYITNNMAEVFNNWVKDHKDLPICDLADKIREMTMELFHRRRKIGERLQGLILPSVMATLKAQTRGLGHLTIVKSDNYLAEVRDSNNCLTKHVVKAESRQCSCEEWQHTGKPCQHGLTVIIAQDVRNVAMENFVDEYYSVDKFRKAYMGRIQPIGDRSFWPKVDFSKEVCAPMAKRTVGRQRKNRMKSCLEGGSGTKRKVTQNAQGTTKIKRQYTCPSCGQLGHRKTSYKCPLNGTKKRKRKPRKNTTKN; this is translated from the exons ATGCAGGACAACGATTGGGAATTTTTTGTACTAAGCGATTTTTTGAATGAGGAAGGGAGACGTGATGTTCCAAGTGAGATGCAAATGTATTCTGAACTAGGTCTCAATGAAGAGGTCAAGGCAAAGGAAAATCAAAGAGATGAATCCGTTTTAGGTGGTACTAGTAATTTGGATCAATCGGAGCCTATTAATTTTGGAGACAATAGTATAGACCAACCAATGGAGGACTTCCTACCAAATGAGAAGAGGGTTGTGTATGATAAAATGAATCCGTCAATGCAACCTGGTAGTTTGTTTCCCAACATGAAAGAATTTCGAATTGCTATGAGGCAATATGCCATAAAACATGAGTTCGAGCTAGGGATAGAGGTAACTTCTACTACCAGATACGTCGGATATTGTAAAGGTGATGATTGCCATTGGAGGATTTATGCACGGGAAGAAAAGAAAGGTTTACCGACCATTGTG GTTGCTGTATTGCGTGATACGCATACTTGCACATCTAGTGGAAGGAGGAAGACGACTACACCAAGTTGTGGATGGGTAGCTTTTCACGCTTTACCACTTCTTATGAAGAAACCCCAGATGGGTGCCAAGGAATTGAAAGATACACTTGAAGGAATTCACAATGTCACTATTGGGTACGACACAGTTTGGAAGGGCAAGGAGAAGGCATTACAAGAGTTGTTTGGCACTTGGGAGGAGAGTTTCAAGCTCTTATTCTCTTGGCGGGAGGCAGTCCTTGCTAAGGAGCCTGACAGCATTATAGAGATCGATGTGGTGTTAGAGGATGGGAAGTACTATTTCAACCGTTTCTTTTGTGCCTTAGGACCTTGCATCTCAGGGTTTAGGGATGGTTGTAGACCATACATAAGTGTCGACTCGACCGCACTGAACGGTAGATGGAATGGCCAGCTTGCTTCAGCAACCGGTGTGGATGGCCATAATTGGATGTTTCCTATAGCATTTGGGTTTTTCCAAACTGAGACAGTTGAAAGTTGGATTTGGTTCATGTCCCAATTAAAGAAGGCTGTTGGAGAACATGGAGTACTAGCTATTTGTTCGGACGCTCAAAAAGGCTTAATGCATGCAGTGACACATTGTTTCCCTTATGCTGAGAAGAGAGAGTGCTTCCGACATCTCATGAACAACTATGTCAAAAGCTACTCAGGTTCCGAACACATGTATCCAGCTGCAAGGGCATATAGGAGGGAAGTGTTTGAGCACCATGTCAGCCAAGTAAGAAGTATTCCTAAGATAGCTGAATATTTGGATCAACATCACAATTTTCTTTGGTACAGGAGTGGTTTCGACCCATCTATTAAATGTGATTACATAACAAATAACATGGCTGAGGTCTTTAACAACTGGGTGAAGGATCACAAGGACCTACCTATTTGTGACTTAGCTGATAAGATTCGAGAGATGACCATGGAGTTGTTTCATCGAAGGAGAAAGATAGGGGAAAGACTGCAGGGATTGATCTTGCCATCCGTTATGGCTACACTGAAAGCTCAGACTAGAGGATTGGGCCATTTGACAATTGTAAAAAGTGACAATTACTTGGCAGAGGTGAGGGATAGTAATAATTGTTTGACAAAACATGTGGTGAAGGCAGAGTCGAGACAATGTTCTTGTGAAGAGTGGCAGCACACAGGAAAACCTTGTCAACATGGATTGACAGTGATTATTGCCCAGGATGTAAGAAATGTTGCTATGGAGAACTTTGTTGATGAGTATTATTCTGTAGACAAGTTTAGAAAAGCTTACATGGGTAGGATTCAACCTATTGGTGACCGTTCTTTTTGGCCGAAGGTGGATTTTTCAAAGGAGGTATGTGCACCAATGGCTAAAAGAACGGTTGGACGACAAAGGAAAAACAGAATGAAGAGTTGTCTAGAGGGTGGCAGTGGGACAAAAAGAAAGGTCACACAGAATGCTCAAGGAACAACTAAGATAAAAAGACAGTACACTTGTCCAAGCTGTGGTCAACTAGGTCATCGGAAGACCAGTTATAAATGCCCTTTGAATGGAACAAAGAAGAG GAAGAGGAAACCAAGGAAGAATACTACGAAAAATTAG